The region TactgtttttcttatttatttatcccgTATCGCATTTTTGTTTTGCAGATAATAAATCCAGGACTatctagaataaaaaataactttttctaGAGTTTTACCgacttaaaaactaatatatcaCCATCCAATGGCTTCAAGTTATTAATGCATTTAACAACCTATATCGTTGTACTGAGGTggtctattaatatttattaattataattttattatgtaataaaaatatgtgtcttttgtgtagttttattgaatttcataaattttacagatgaatgttatatataattaattaagaatcaaGAAGAATTTCTTGACAAACATACAAGtaagattttattatcaaGTACGTTTACAAGCGATGATAAACGTTAAAACCAATAGAGTTATACGAGGGTTGGTATAAACTTTCAGTTCACGCATATATTCACgcgttttatttgataaaaagtgCATCATTCCCCTTAACAAACAGCCATTAAAATCCGCCATGttgtaactaattaaaaccAAACATCTTAGCAGTTCCCAACCCTTTCCTCCCGTTTTACGCCAACAATCGGgcattgtaattattgtacatCCCAAACAACTAACGTTGAACCAGGAGAATCGAATTCCGTTTTGCCGCCCATTATTGTTTATCGATTGGAAAGTGTGTCGGCGTCGTTTCGGATTCCGCGTCTCCGTATCGATTTTCCCCACGATCGTCTCACCCCGTATAAAATGGGATTTTTATGGCGGGATTTTTGGGTTTCGGTGGGTTCATTTGGGAAATTTACCGATGGACGGTTTGTTTTGGGGTTCCGTGCACCCTCGTTTATTCAGGGACGGATTCTAACGgtgcataattaatttatttgatctaGATTATATTGTTGATGTATTGGGAATAATCTCATTAATATTGCCccctattaataattaaaatgctaTTTATACTTTGATTGGAACGAATTGTTtatacacattaaaaaaatatgaataaaacctacaacattaaaaaaataaactgtgtCAGCAACGTAAGGTAaggatgaaaaaataaatttttcgtcACTTATTTATCTATGAATTGtcgataaaatacaaatacagatttattttaatattcattaattatcacacatttaaacatttattattaaaaagtggcAAAACATAAATACTGATGTTTTaggtaagaaataaaaaatctgtaaaattctAATGAATTAATGCACTTTTCAATATTCCGAGTACGGTTCTGTTAAGCACAAGATTGAATTTAAAGCGTCATGAACTTTCCTATGGTTAACAAACGCTTTTCTAACCGCCATATTGCAATGCACAGTTTTAATCACTTGTTTTTGTACAAATAGACCATTAATGGCCGttcattaataagaaaatatgtcCGTCTtccttataattaatatagtaaagCGTGGGTTTTTCATATCTATGCATATTTCATCAGTTTCcattaataacaacaaaaatcaataCGGGAATATAAAAAGAACGCATTTAGGTGAATTAATgagattttatgttttattaatctgaaacatacaataaaattaattacaataccCTCGTTTATGACTTTCTTGTCTCTTATTTAATTTGCGCATTCTGACatcataattttttctgttCTGGAAAGCACCAGAAAAGAACCTAAAAAGGTCAATTCAAGGGTATAAAAACCATCCATTTTGGATTTCCCGAAAATCTTCAcgcaaacattttaaaaataaaatcactgtGCGATCGTCATCGGACATGCGCCAATCGTTTTTAAACTTCGCGCCCAATCGGCGACTTCCGTCCTGTCTTTTCGTTTGTTCTTTCGGTCGCAGTGAACGAGCAAAATGGTGTGTGTTTTACGTTTACGTTAAAATCTTCAATCATCGGCGTTTTTGGtggtttatttttgtcttatgcatactttaataacaaaacgCTTCGATTTGGTTCGTGTTTGTACACGTATTTTTCGCGAAAATTAATTGGTGAAAGTGTTTGAGGTTATGTCGATGTCAATAATGTCAAAAATCAACCCCCAAAAATGTTTCCAACCAGAAACGACGGATACTAATTTCGGGATTATTTTAGGTGAACGTACCAAAAATCCGTCGCACCTTCTGCAAGAAGTGCAAAGTGCACAAGCCACACAAAGTGACCCAATacaaaaaatccaaggaacgTCAAGCTTCGCAAGGTAGAAGACGTTACGACAGAAAACAACAGGGTTTCGGTGGTCAATCCAAGCCCATCTTGCGTAAAAAGGTACGGATTTACATACTTACCTCGTCAACTCATTTGTGTATAAATTGACACGTGTTTTTAGGCGAAAACTACCAAGAAAATCGTATTGAGAATGGAATGCTCAGACTGCAAGTACAGGAAGCAGATCCCATTGAAAAGGTGCAAGCACTTCGAACTTGGTGGTGACAAGAAACGCAAGGGTCAAATGATTCAGTTCTAGGTTATTTGACGTTGTGATaagttaataaagtttataaaaaaatgtgacagtatttcacttttatttactGTTAAGGCAACAATTATTGAATAACTTAATGTaagaacataaatttaaacgtttatgTAAACTTACAGCAGAGCCctgctttaaatttaaatgaaaatttttcattttgtgaCCCAAAGAATGTAATTGAAGCAACATTCACTCTTACAACAATAAACtaagttacattttttcacatttattaactaaatgagATTATCCAGTTTACtttaaacttgtttatttctgttttacaataatacaGTCTTAAAGCATCCAATATCTAaacttacttaaatatttaataatttgttgtataatacaaaaatattaatctgaaCTATCATCAGATTCAGCACAATTTTCAGGTTCAGGCACTCCTGGTATCACATCATTGggtttactaaaaataatacaaaatataaaatgttcaaacaaaattatagatattaggatttaaaattattttttttaaatactcacTCCAATATACTAGGATCAATCccttcatttttcattttcaatttaacagCTGGTTCTGGCACACCAAATTGTACCATCTTAAAAAACTTCTTGTATCTTGGGTCTTCACAAGCTTTAATTCCATCAACTTGaacaatttcagtttttactTCCTCCAATATACCTTGTTGGTTATCTTGTTTTTCCTCGGGTTCTAATTCAGGCAACTGCTTCAACACTGGATCatctttttgtattttagatTCATTTTCTAGTCCTGATATTGATGAcaactataattttatgttatttattgaaaagatCAGCTGTTTTGGTATTTCAAAATCAGCTGATTTTGacatgtacaaaattaagctTTCTTACCTCttcaaaaaagataaataattagcACGGCACATAgtcacatttataaataaacaaattaataaaatacctacCTGAGATTCGAGAATTAAAAGCGAAGCTTCCACCTTTTGGAGCTTGTATTCGAAATCCATGAACCTGGATTCACAAGTCTGCGCGAACCGATTCAAAAACTGAACGGTCCGCATTGTGAACTGATTTACAAAcgaaacagtatttttttgttgtaccGGTTGAATCTGTTGTGAAAACATTCGTGTTGGTTTTTCGTCATTTTCGATTTTCGGGAGGGACTCGAACTTACCTTCGTGTAGTCGACATTCGGGTCGATCGAGAGCAGTAAATCGTCCACTTGCATGGCCGAACTTGGATCATTGAAAATTAGActtctttgtttattaaattgtttttattttgttgtttttatggtACATTTGCCAAATTCACAGTAGGTGCACCGATGGCTCCGCCACACGGCCATTGTAGTCAACTACAGCGACGTTATTCCAATTACTCATGGTATTTAATTAGAAGAGggaaatacaatttgtttgtatGGTATTTTGGAATATCTTTCTATAGTACGTTTGGAAGCATGGcagatatttacaaaaatctataaaattgaaatgtgtTAACTAGGTGcagaattagtttttttatttaaaagattccatctaaaaaattgatttttgttattttcatcaaaattatgttttttataactagtataatatggaaataatttgatacaacatatacatattatttgatttgctGTTCGTCCTTTTCATATATTAGGTCTTTCTAATGTTTAACAGAAACGTAccaggaatatcgtgatgtcGTTAGTCCGAAAATTCGGCAAATCTAAAGCTATGTATCATTATGATTCCATCACATAAAGAAAAGACAATTTTTGAGTTTattcagaataatttttaatcatttgatatatatatgatgattattttgaatacaaCGTTGCCAATTTTAtgttaacaaacattttttgggGTAAAATTGACTATatttacattcaaaatttctattaaaattaattatttttattgttttttaatttacaattttataaacattaatattattatattattataattactacattaaaaattctacatTATTTTAGATGTACAAATActctttacaaaaataatgaatacagATGGCAACAATGCCAACATTGAATATACAACCACCAATGCAACTAACTCgtcacataaaataatatatgaaacaaTGAATTGACGAAGTGTTGAAGAGCCTTGCAATAGTCTACTGACCCATTAgcagttatattaatttataatcgaTTAATAACCTTCCAGATATTGTGTTTACTATCCTGCCCCAATGTCGCCAACATGATGGACAAACCGTGTCGATTTTGAGGTtgtacaatttacaaaatcacAAACAATGTTATGTTATGTGAAATACAATTAATGGTTGTGATTGAGTGAACGAAATCCGCAATGGATCAAAAGCCGACCATCGACGTGGTATTTTTGGCGGTCACGTCCCTCTACAACAGTCCGAACCCGCAGGAGAAAGAGCGAGCCTCACAATGGCTGGGGGACCTGCAGAAATCCGTACATGCGTGGACCGTGGCCGACGAGCTGCTGCACCACAAACGCGACCTCGAGTCGTGCTATTTCGCGGCCCAGACAATGCGCACCAAAATCCAGCAGTCGTTCCACGAGTTGCCCCAATCCGCTCACACATCCCTCAGGGATTCACTGCTCGAACACATCAGCCAGATCAATCAGCAGACCAACACCGTTATAGTTACGCAGCTGTGCGTTGCGTTGGCCGATTTGGCGTTACAAATGCCTGCGTGGCCGCAAGCTTCCTTGGATCTGATTAGTAAGTTTAGTAGTAGCAACATTTGGCCCCTGCTGGAGATATTGACTGTGTTGCCGGAAGAGCTGGAGAGCAGGTCAGTGCGTTTGGGTGAGAACAGACGTATTGACGTGCTCAACGATTTCAAATCATGCGCCAGTACCATTTTGGAGTTCTTAAAACACTGTGTAGACAATTACAGCCACACCAAAGAGGAGAACATTGCcataactgttaaaatattgcGCTGCTTCACTTCTTGGGTGTCTGTTGGTGCATTGGAGCTGTCAGATTTGACTGACaatgttgttattaatttggcATTCAGTATTCTGACTTATAAACCAGAAAGTGAAAAGCCACCTGTGGTTAGTTCATTGCACAATGCCTCAACTGATTGTATCTGCATGCTACTAAAATGCTTGGAGGACAACAACAATGAACAAGTCCTGGAAACCTATctgtttaataatgttatcaaTTTGGAAGTGGCTTATCATATGTCAGTTGCCAATGAAGATGAAGAAAAATCAATGAACTATTGCAGAATATTCACAGAACTTGCTGAATCCTTTTTGTGTCAGATTATAAATGGAAGCAATGCCAACTCCCAACATTATGCTATCAAAGTCATCAATTTGGTGCTGATTTGTGTTGGTCACCATGATTATGAAGTGGctgaaattacttttaatctgTGGTATGTGCTGAGTGAGGATCTGTACCAAAAGAACAACAAGGAGATGACTGAACTGTTCAGGCCATACGTTGAGCGACTTATTACTGCCTTGTGCAGGCATTGTCAAATGGAGACAGATCATGAAGGTCTTTTGGAGGATGGGGACGATTTTAAAGATTTCCGGTAACTATTAACAAGTAGAAGATTGGATTGATTCTCACAAGTTGGACAAATAaatgatgtaaataaatttctgtcACAGTCAAgttgttttacaataaaatgttgttgCTTTATTTGtgcagtataaaaatatttaactaaaaaattcatattaaatacatctttaatacaatttagtaCAGCATGTtctaattagattattatatatttgttcaatTGAAGAGTATGGAAACaacttttagtaattatagAATAGTTTAAGTTgagagtatttttaaatgttaattttttaggtcAAAAGTGTCTGATCTGATAAAAGATGTAGTTTTCATAGTAGGATCAAGCAATTGCTTCAGACAAATGTTCTTAAATTTGCAAGCACCTGGTGTGACTTGGGACTCCAGCGAGGCAAGTTTATTTATCATGCAAGCTGTGGCGAAAAACATCGTTCCGTAAGCACATTAAATATACCACcaaatgaacaaataatatagtcgtttatttttagtaccGAAAACGAGGTGGTGCCGAAGGTGGTGGAGGCCATTCTTGGCCTACCCGAGGGCACACACACGGCCGTCAAATACACGAGCGTCTTACTGTTGGGAGAGCTGTGCGAATGGATCGAGAAACACGAGGCATTCCTCGATCCCATATTGAACTTCCTCGTCTGTTGTTTACCGCAACAGGGCGTGGGGGCGGCGGCCGCCATTGCATTGCAAAATATATGCGCCACCTGTAATGAACACATGCCCCGGCATGTGCCCATAATGTTGCAACTGTTGCATCAGGTAGACACGTTTGCGATCACCAACAATGCAGTCATCGGGCTTTTAAAAGGTACTGTAGGACAaaggaataaatttaacaaatttaacaatattgttttgtgTAGGTGTGGCGTCGATAATCGGTTGCATGAACCCTCAGGAATTGACGACCGCACTGCGCGAGTTGTGTTTCATGCAACTGAACCCGCTCTGTCAGTTAATCGAAGGGGACGTCGTCCCTGTGAAAGGCACCAAAACCGACCCTACTCTATGGTTGGACCGACTCAGTTCAGTACTCCGAAACGTCAACTACAAACATGT is a window of Aethina tumida isolate Nest 87 chromosome 7, icAetTumi1.1, whole genome shotgun sequence DNA encoding:
- the LOC109601082 gene encoding 60S ribosomal protein L44, with product MVNVPKIRRTFCKKCKVHKPHKVTQYKKSKERQASQGRRRYDRKQQGFGGQSKPILRKKAKTTKKIVLRMECSDCKYRKQIPLKRCKHFELGGDKKRKGQMIQF
- the LOC109601064 gene encoding WASH complex subunit 3; this translates as MQVDDLLLSIDPNVDYTKIQPVQQKNTVSFVNQFTMRTVQFLNRFAQTCESRFMDFEYKLQKVEASLLILESQLSSISGLENESKIQKDDPVLKQLPELEPEEKQDNQQGILEEVKTEIVQVDGIKACEDPRYKKFFKMVQFGVPEPAVKLKMKNEGIDPSILDKPNDVIPGVPEPENCAESDDSSD
- the LOC109601085 gene encoding transportin-3; translation: MDQKPTIDVVFLAVTSLYNSPNPQEKERASQWLGDLQKSVHAWTVADELLHHKRDLESCYFAAQTMRTKIQQSFHELPQSAHTSLRDSLLEHISQINQQTNTVIVTQLCVALADLALQMPAWPQASLDLISKFSSSNIWPLLEILTVLPEELESRSVRLGENRRIDVLNDFKSCASTILEFLKHCVDNYSHTKEENIAITVKILRCFTSWVSVGALELSDLTDNVVINLAFSILTYKPESEKPPVVSSLHNASTDCICMLLKCLEDNNNEQVLETYLFNNVINLEVAYHMSVANEDEEKSMNYCRIFTELAESFLCQIINGSNANSQHYAIKVINLVLICVGHHDYEVAEITFNLWYVLSEDLYQKNNKEMTELFRPYVERLITALCRHCQMETDHEGLLEDGDDFKDFRSKVSDLIKDVVFIVGSSNCFRQMFLNLQAPGVTWDSSEASLFIMQAVAKNIVPTENEVVPKVVEAILGLPEGTHTAVKYTSVLLLGELCEWIEKHEAFLDPILNFLVCCLPQQGVGAAAAIALQNICATCNEHMPRHVPIMLQLLHQVDTFAITNNAVIGLLKGVASIIGCMNPQELTTALRELCFMQLNPLCQLIEGDVVPVKGTKTDPTLWLDRLSSVLRNVNYKHVEGVEHPCKKVVLEIWPVLSRSIDKYESDVRTMERCCRALRFMLRCCSQQLRDILDGLVGQMVIVYARHLHSCFLYVGSILVDEYATDPHCVKGLLDMLQAFIEPTFAVLQQENGLRNHPDTVDDFFRLCARFLQRAPLAFLQCAALVHILQCALLASSLDHKEANMSVMKFFYDLLNQAQTDKRQPDFERRKMLVVRILDEYGQNLVTTLLHSCVFYLHSYMLSEVADVLLQLLDVNREQGGKWLAVALESLPVQSNGIVTATPQQIKDIHSSIIRSDTSKSITHALKDLTRLYR